A region of the Vanrija pseudolonga chromosome 2, complete sequence genome:
GGAGGGCTGGAGCAAGGAGGAGACGATCACCTTTGTCAAGAACAGTGAGTTGATAGTCGTTTTGTGCGCCCAACTCACCCACCAGCCCTCGCATTGGCAATGTCCCGTGACGGATCTTCGGGTGGCTGCATTCGTCTCGCCGTCATCACCGAGGACAAGGTGGAGCGTCACTTCATCCCCGGCAACGAGCTGCCGCGCTTCtgggagggcaaggaggttGTGGGATCTCACAGCGCCGTCCCCACGGCTCTCACTGCTTGATTGGAACCACCAGGCCAACTCGGAGCAGGTCGGTCGGCAGTGCATGTGGTAGAAGACTACAATGATGCGGGGAGCATTTGTAACGATAGCATGAAGGTAGATTAGAACTATGGGGAGTGAGTGCAGGGGAGTGCACAGAAGCATCTCTGGTTGGGCGTGTGCCACGACTGAATAGCATCCGTGTGGGCCGCAGTAGTCGAGAAGCCAACGGATCTAGGCTCTCGTGATTGTCATGCAGGACCTAGTAGGTGTGGGTGATGGATTGAAGGGCAGAGGACGGGGTATGAGGCGAGGGACGCTCAAGAcgagccaggcaggcaggacaTGAGGGGACATTAGGGCAAGCGCGACCCTTGCTTTAGCTTGAACGCCTCCAACTCATTCAGCCAGAcaaccagccagcagccagccagcagccagccagcagccaacAGCCAGACACGACCCAaagacacgacacgacgccaGCTAGGCAAGACCGGAAAGACGGACGGAGCACGCACAAATAGTACCAAGTTGATCTACCAACCGGCCATCACAcgtctccttcttcttcttcattAACCCATCAAGCGGTGCGTCTCGACTCGCTCCTTCTGGACGGATaaggtcgtcgtggtcgcccgtggttcggcgtcgtcgtcggcaatTTAACCTTGTCAAGGCAAACCTCGACCTGTACCTTGCTCGAGTGTCGTCTGTCCCCGCCAAATATCCGCGCATCGAGCAACCagccaaccaaccaaccaaccaaccccACACTGGCGCATCGCCCAGACCAGAGAGCATCATTCCGCCGGGTCGCCTTAGTGTGCAGTAGGCATATTTCCTCGTCGGGTCTATCCTCGGAGCGATCACGCACACAGGAGGAACAGCAGCGAGAGGTAAGTCTGTCGGCGAGTGAGGAGACGCCCCCCCACGGTCGCCTGGATCTAGACATGCCATGCCGTTGACAAGGCACGGCGGGGTCCAAGTAACATGTCGTCGACGGACGAACGAGTCCCagctcgctctctctctgcGCGCGACATGCGAATTcccgaccttgtcgtcgccattTGATCCTTGTCAATCAATCGCTCGTCAATCTTGCTTGCTACCATTCACCGAGgacgcgcgacgtcgcgccccACCCCTCACCAGACGACTTGGGCTCCCCCGTCTTCCTCGATTCCCAGCAGTCATCCGCCCTCATCGCTGACGCTCGACTCCACACCCAGCTCAGCCAGACGTATCACCCGCCATCGCGCCCTTGCTGTACCCGAGCTATCGGCACTACGAAGCAACTGCTGCAAGGATTAGGCGCCTGAACACCCACCGATAACCTGATCTGATCTCGTGAGTCGCCCGTTTAAACTTCGCAGCCCCTTGGCGGCGGTCCCATTCCGTCTGAGCGCAAACAATGGTCGCCTGGTCAAACACTTTGCGGTGGGGCCAATCGTCCTGACGCgtgtcgagcacggcgctcGCCTCCTCTGCCTCGCGCTCAATCACTTGACGTTTGGACTCTTGTCCTTGTTCTGGATCCTGCGCGTCAACTCCTTcttcaccctcctcctcaaccctTCTTTCATCCACTAACGCCCACCCGCCAGAGCGCCCGCGATCGCCCTCTGCCACCTCGCTATTGAATAACCGGCGCCTTTGCCAGCCCCTTGGTGGACTGCCGGCGTGCCTTTGGAGCACACTGGCCAGCAGCTGCCATTCCCAACCGCGACCACCACATTGTTCTTCTTGATTTCTTCCTCTGGCCCTCTATAAACGTCATGGGCGCAGCTTGCTGCAAGCCcgaggtgagtgggctgGTTGTCGGTcgccacgcgctcgcgctcacaTACCCTAGGCTATCGACTTCGATGCCGAGGTCAATCTCTTCCACTTCTATCTCCTTCGCAGCGTGGGCAAGGGTGCTTTCGGAAAGGTTTGTGCCTCTCGAGACGGGCCGTCGAGCTAACCCCACAGGTCCGAGTAGTCCAGCATAAACAGTCCAAGACGCTGTACGCACTAAAGTACATCAACAAAGCAAAATGCGTCAAAATGAAAGCTGTAGCAAATATCGTCCAGGAGCGACGGCTGCTGGAGGAGGTAGGTCCAGAGCCCAGAGACGGACACGCGCTGACAGCTGAAAGATTGACCACCCGTTCGTCGTCAACATGCGGTACGCGTTTCAAGACGACGAGAATTGTTTCTTTGTTCTCGATTTGATGCTCGGAGGAGATTTGAGATGTGAGGCCAAAGGAGTGAACGCCCGAGCTGACTCTACAGTCCACCTCGACAGGGCTGGCGCAATGGCAGAAGAAGTCGTTCGTTTCTACGTCGCGGAGATTGCAATGGCCATCGACTACCTGCACTCGAAACGAATCGTTCACCGTGACTTGAAGCCCGACaacatcctcctcgacgagcgtggACACGCGCACATTACAGACTTTAACATTGCCGTTCACTTTTCCGAGCGGCGGTTATTGACAGGCGTTGCGGGCAGTATGGCCTACATGGGTAAGTTTGGACCGGTGGCGATCGCCCGCCAAGACTGACCGTTTTAGCACCAGAGGTACTCACAAAACGTGGATACTCGGCTCCTGTCGACTTTTGGTCCTTGGGGATCATGGCGTATGAGTTGATGTTCTCCAAGCGCCCTTTCCGCGGACGGACCAACTCTGCCCTGACAAACTCCATCTTGAATGAGCCTTTGACATGGCCAGAGGACGCTCCAGGGCGGTGCTCGACAGAAGGGATGCAAGCCATCCGTGCGGTGAGTCGCTTATTCGGCGCCACGTCGTGCACAAGCTGATGGGCGGGCGCCAGTTCTTGGAGCGGGATCCAAACAAACGGTTAGGATATCGAccaggtggtggtggctttGAGGACATCAAGTCGCATCCTTGGTTCGCTGGCATCGACTGGGAAGCACTGTACAACAAGCAGGTTGTGCCTCCCTTCGAACCGGATGTGAGTGGCTGGAGCCTCCCTGCGCATCAGCACTGACCGCTGCTCAGTCCAAGCGTGCCAACTTTGACGCAACGCACGAGCTGGaagagctgctgctggaagAAAACCCATTGAAggcgcgcaagcgcaagacGGACACGGATACCCAGACTCTCACCCCAGAAATGCGAATGATGGAGGAGCACTTTACAGTGTTCGACTATGCTCGCACCCAGAGGCGCACCTACTACCACCCACCAGGGTCGAGCAAAGCTGCCAACTCGTCGACATCGCCAGCCACCAGGCTAGCTGCCAACAACCATGTTACGCCCCCGACTCAGCTGGACCGGATGCCAAGCCGCCCAAGAACACCTGGGGACGGTACCGGTGTGGCCTCGCACACGGGCAACGAAATCGAGGCCCAGATTATGGAGGGTGGTGGCCTCGCCAACGTCGGAAAGCGTGCTTGGTCATCACAGCTCGACCACGGTGAGgatctcgacgccgtgcacCCAGATAATACGGCACGGtccaccgtcgtcgcgccatGAGCGAACCATGGCGTGTAGCAAGTCTAGTCTTATATTACCTCTCACGTATCACTCTGTAGTAGTCTTCTCACACCACATCCATTTACACTTCTCTGTCCTCGTCGGATAGAGCTGCTTAATCTGTAGAGCTCTAATGCAATACGCCCGAGCATGCGTCTGTAGCACCTACATGCATGTCCTTGCGCGGTCGACTATATGGCTGTCTAGATATGCTCATGGACGCACGAGGACGGCAGCGCCAGGTCTGTCCGTTTGTGTCGTGACGCGCACTTCTCGTCTCTCGTTGCCGTCCCCCGCCCATGCGCTCAGGCCAGGGAGACTCTGCCACCCGGAAGACCCGACAGCCATGGCCTCGACAGTGACGACAGATCGTCCGCCAGCCGGAACTGGGCCCActctcgcgcctcgcggGCCGGCCCACACAAAGCCGTCTGCCGTCTCGCCCTGGAGCGCGACCCACGCCGCTTCTGTCGGGTGCGCGTTCcgcagctcgagcgagaCGGGGAATGGCTCGTGTGCGCGCACGACGGGAGGgaacgacagcgacgaggagatgaaGGCGTCTGGCACGGGCGGAACGAGGGCTGGGAGGGGGATGGCGGTGGTCAACTTCTCCTTTGACGGGTCGTCGGACGCGTGCCAGGAGATAtgggccgaggccgccgatgGTGGGTGCGACGTCAGGCGGTGCGCAGGCGTGCCGACTGAAAAGCGAGCGCTGAATGCGAACGAGCTGGTGTCGTTCCAGGCTGCGGCAGGTTAGATTGACGTTGTCTAAAGAGAACCTACTCTGAGGGAATGCCGCTACCTCCAAGGATGAGCCCAACAGCTTGATGTTTTCAACATCTGTAACGACGTCCACCTTGTCCACGACGATACCGCGAGGGCCGGGAACGGTGAGAAGGGCCGAAATGACGCCAAAGCCTGTAGTTCCTGCGGTCGCTGGGCCGGTAGCATGGGCTGTCGCGGTGCAGGCGAAGGGGGAGACGACTGGGATGACGGCCGTCTTGACCGTCTCTGCCGTGTCGGCAACCGTGCCTACTACTTCAGAAAGGACGTTGATATCGAGGAGCTTGGTGCCCTCGGCGGGTACGATCAACGTCACCTCCTTCTCAACCTCGCCTCCTTCTTCAATagtgccgaggtcgacctcctTCACAAGCGCATCGGACTGCGTGCCACCGACGGTGATGGTCGAGCCGTCTGGCTCCGCGCCCGGCTGCAGAAGCACGTTGAGGGATAGCTTGAGCTTTCGGCTGTCCGTGCTCGCAATCTTGACCTTGACGGGAAGGGACTCGCCAACGAACGCTACAGGAACGTGAGTAACGTCCAATGTAAGCCCGTGAGGGAGTTGCGAGAAGACGATGGAGGAGGATAGCTTGGACACTGGGACGTAGCTGGTGCCTTCCTTCACAGTCCACGTTGTGAGCTGCTGAGGGTTGAGTCTGAGTTCCAGCGTCCAGGTACCCTCGGTCAGGACAAGCGTAATGTCGCTGATCTCGACCTCTGTTGCGACGTTCCCGGGCAGCTCGCCATTGACAACGAGCACGTCTCCACTGGCCCACTTCAAGGGCGCCTTGAACACCTCGCTGTCGCCTTGTGGCTTGATGGTTGCGACGTTGAGGTATCGTGACTCTCCTCCGTTGGCAACAACAATATCAGGGCGGCCGTCGCTGAAGCCGATACGGAGTTGAGAGAACTCGAGACGCGAGACATCAACGTTGGCCTTTGGACTGACGGCAACCTGGAAGGCGACCGAGGAGCCAACTCCGACCTCGGCTTCACGGAACCCGACACGAGCATCGACTACTGTCAGCGCAGAAGGAGTTGCCTGCACTCACGCAACGAGTCATCGGTCCCATCAACGGCGATCGGctcagacgacgacggcgcagtcGTCTTGAGCAGAGACAGCAGGTCGTCCTGCAGCGCGTTGCCGTCTGCTGCGTCTCCAGACGCCAAAATCTCCACGAGGAGCTTGGCAGccgtctcgacgtcgccagTGCGCTTGGCGCACTCGTACCAGATAGTCCGAATCTCGTGGAGAACCGGCTTCCATCCCTCCTGGGCAAACTTGCCGGAGATGATGTTGAGATACCTCATGGCCAGTTCGTGCTCTCCAGCCTGGCAGTGCGTCTTGGCTATACGGAAGGCAATGTACAGGGCGAGTCGGGACGCCTCTTGTTGCTCGTCCTTGAGCAGGTTGTAGGCTTTCGTCAGCAGCTAGAGGGGTCAGCAACTAAAGCCCAAGCCGgtccacccacctccacaaTCAATGCTGCGTGGTCGACACTCTTCTCATTCGCAAAGcctggagcagcagcgagggccACCGAGCCTGAATCACGCTGGCGGTCAGCACCGTCTTTAAGCCACCCTTACCTCGGAAGAGAGCGCGTCGTCAAAgcgctgcttgcgctcgATGGTACAGCAGGCCGCGTTGTAAAAGTAGAAGGCTGGTGGGTGGAGAACATGCAGCGGGTTGGTCGACGAGATTGGTATCGGGAGCTcgtcggacggcggcggtgcgacgctcgccgctggcgttgCATACGCCGGGGCCGGGAGCGGGGGGACGTGGAACCCGTGGCCCTGGGCGatctcgagcacctcgccgaggatACGGTACTGCCGCGCGACCCAGGACCAGAACTCGAACGTCTCCTCACCGATACCCCAGCCGCGGGAGAGGTCGGCAAACCGGCGCAAGTGGACGAAGAATGGGATGAGCACCTTTGTCGCCGCGCCTTCATACAGCAGTAGCTTGCAGATCTGCCGTCAGCAATactcccccgcctcgcccaccttgATAGCGACGCAGTCGGCGAGAACCTTGGCCTCTGCCCAGCGCTTGGtacgcggcggcagcgtcgtcgtgctgctgaACATGCGCGCCAGCTCGTTCCAGCAGTCCTCGTAGTGCctgcgggcgaggtcgagctcgccacgcGTCTCGGCAAACCACCCAGCCTTCCACTCGTACCGCACGATCCAGCCCTGCGAGccgagcgggcgcgcggcAACCGagccggagcgcgagcggttGCCTCCCGGCGGCAGACTCgggctcgcggccgacgacgacgtctgGGGCACGCGTCCGCGCTTGCGCCGAATCCGCTTGCCGTGTGCGGCGTAGTATTCCAGCGCCGAGTCGTACAGCGCGTCCTGGAGCGAGCTGACAAAGTCGGGCAGCTCGTgcgacggcaccggcgtGAGCACGAAGAGCGACGCCTTGGCGCTCAGCACCGACGCTCGCCGGATGAGCGAGAGGCGCTGGTCCAGCCCTGGCGAGTCTGCCGTCGTCAGTCTTCTTCGGTCGCGTCATGTCCACTCACCCAGGGCAgcggtcgtcgccatcaGAACGACAGTGAGCTTGAtcccccgctcgccgagccggcgccgccgctcggaAATCTCGCGCACCAGtgcctcgtccgcctcgcgctcggcctgccgcCGCGACTCGGCCGCGACTTCGTCGCCAAGCGGCGAGTCGCTCGGGCCCTTGGGGCTCTCGTACAGGCGCAGGAAGAGGACAAAGACGGACGGCACAAACTCGGTGTGCTTCCGCACCCACACGGGCGCGATCAGCCCGTCGGGGTGCAgtggtgacgacggcgtgagcggggACAGCGGCGAGTGCTGCTGCGACTCGCCGCCAAGTGCCGCAGCCTTGCGCAATGGTAGGCGTACATTCTGCCATCAGCTCGGCAACGCACACGCACCCGAACCCACCTTGTCGGTCAGCACGACGCGGAAGCTGCGGCGTTCAGCCTCGGGCAGCCacacgcgcggcggctgggtgtacggctcgagcacggcacggaggtcgcggccga
Encoded here:
- the Stk32a gene encoding Serine/threonine-protein kinase 32A; this encodes MGAACCKPEAIDFDAEVNLFHFYLLRSVGKGAFGKVRVVQHKQSKTLYALKYINKAKCVKMKAVANIVQERRLLEEIDHPFVVNMRYAFQDDENCFFVLDLMLGGDLRFHLDRAGAMAEEVVRFYVAEIAMAIDYLHSKRIVHRDLKPDNILLDERGHAHITDFNIAVHFSERRLLTGVAGSMAYMAPEVLTKRGYSAPVDFWSLGIMAYELMFSKRPFRGRTNSALTNSILNEPLTWPEDAPGRCSTEGMQAIRASKRANFDATHELEELLLEENPLKARKRKTDTDTQTLTPEMRMMEEHFTVFDYARTQRRTYYHPPGSSKAANSSTSPATRLAANNHVTPPTQLDRMPSRPRTPGDGTGVASHTGNEIEAQIMEGGGLANVGKRAWSSQLDHGEDLDAVHPDNTARSTVVAP
- the trappc11 gene encoding Trafficking protein particle complex subunit 11, with the translated sequence MNSYPPEFLSHPQPLMFIAGLPGAGTARRASSSSTTAPAAPAAAAVTSPTTDASALPLQSPEKATLGLPATDASDEFDVLGRDLRAVLEPYTQPPRVWLPEAERRSFRVVLTDKNVRLPLRKAAALGGESQQHSPLSPLTPSSPLHPDGLIAPVWVRKHTEFVPSVFVLFLRLYESPKGPSDSPLGDEVAAESRRQAEREADEALVREISERRRRLGERGIKLTVVLMATTAALDSPGLDQRLSLIRRASVLSAKASLFVLTPVPSHELPDFVSSLQDALYDSALEYYAAHGKRIRRKRGRVPQTSSSAASPSLPPGGNRSRSGSVAARPLGSQGWIVRYEWKAGWFAETRGELDLARRHYEDCWNELARMFSSTTTLPPRTKRWAEAKVLADCVAIKICKLLLYEGAATKVLIPFFVHLRRFADLSRGWGIGEETFEFWSWVARQYRILGEVLEIAQGHGFHVPPLPAPAYATPAASVAPPPSDELPIPISSTNPLHVLHPPAFYFYNAACCTIERKQRFDDALSSERDSGSVALAAAPGFANEKSVDHAALIVELLTKAYNLLKDEQQEASRLALYIAFRIAKTHCQAGEHELAMRYLNIISGKFAQEGWKPVLHEIRTIWYECAKRTGDVETAAKLLVEILASGDAADGNALQDDLLSLLKTTAPSSSEPIAVDGTDDSLLDARVGFREAEVGVGSSVAFQVAVSPKANVDVSRLEFSQLRIGFSDGRPDIVVANGGESRYLNVATIKPQGDSEVFKAPLKWASGDVLVVNGELPGNVATEVEISDITLVLTEGTWTLELRLNPQQLTTWTVKEGTSYVPVSKLSSSIVFSQLPHGLTLDVTHVPVAFVGESLPVKVKIASTDSRKLKLSLNVLLQPGAEPDGSTITVGGTQSDALVKEVDLGTIEEGGEVEKEVTLIVPAEGTKLLDINVLSEVVGTVADTAETVKTAVIPVVSPFACTATAHATGPATAGTTGFGVISALLTVPGPRGIVVDKVDVVTDVENIKLLGSSLEVAAFPQTWNDTSSFAFSARFSVGTPAHRLTSHPPSAASAHISWHASDDPSKEKLTTAIPLPALVPPVPDAFISSSLSFPPVVRAHEPFPVSLELRNAHPTEAAWVALQGETADGFVWAGPRGARVGPVPAGGRSVVTVEAMAVGSSGWQSLPGLSAWAGDGNERREVRVTTQTDRPGAAVLVRP